The DNA segment ACATTTCCTTgtttttatctataaaattacaaaaatacccttctagttaatggattttttggatggagttagaagCGGGGAACAAAATGatgataagttagaaaaatcaggaAGAAAAATAGCTCTTTTTAAACTATTGAGGTAAAaccattaaaatgaccaaatccCCAGGGTCAAATATCTAAAATAATTGTTTCTCTTTTTCAAACACAGACTGtcaaaaaaatgaaataaaatgagTGAAAATAAAATAATTGTTTCTCTTTTTCAAACACAAACTGGGCATCTTACCAGCTTTTCCTTTTTGCAGCACTTACTCCCCCAGCCACCCATCACCATCTCTCTCCAATCTTCATTCTTTCTTTTTATATACACCCACTCTAAACCCTACTCTTCATTCCACATGGAAACTGGGTGGAGGACTTCCACCTGTGACGGCGGCGACGGCggtgctgatgctgctgctgctggtgatggtggtgctggtGACAGTGGGGGACACAACAGTAGTTACACACATACTGCCTGGAATACTTGGGACATTAGTACTACTACTCCTACTCCTGGTACAAGTTTTTATAATTGGACCAATCCCGCCTCCGTTAAAGCAACGGAGGCGAGTGTGGTCCACGCGCTTCTTTTTGGTGTCACTGGTAATAACAACAGTGACACCAGTGGAAGTGGAATGCACTCAAATTGCATGACGGACCCGCATATGATGTGTTTGAAGCTCGGGAAACGGCACTACTGCGAGGACATGGCGGCCGAATCCAGTAGAAGAGACAAACAACAGTATCCGTTTCAGTATCCGAATCCGTATTACCAGGCTGCTGACACTAGTACCACAGTGTCGACACCTGGGGTAAGGGTAACGTCTTCACCGGTGCCCAGATGCCAGGTGGAGGGGTGCCACGTGGCACTTGGTAATGCCAAAGAGTACTACAGGAAACATAAGGTGTGTGAAATTCATTCGAAGGCTCCCAAGGTTGTGGTGTCGGGACTTCAACAGCGGTTCTGTCAACAGTGTAGCAGGTTTAGTTTAATAACTAATTAACATTCTATTATTGTCGTACAACTAAGTATTTTTAAATATTTGAGATATTAATTaaagtataataataattaccaatTATAACCTTATCTATTGAGGGTCGTCTATTCTTTTCATTAAGTGGATAAAGTTATACTAAGATAGAGTATTTGTTCTTTGCACACAAATCATTGGAATGATGTGATTGTGTGACGGGGCAAATCTTATCTCTATCCCAGAGAAGAGACAGTACTGCCCCTCTTGCTAGATTTTAAAGTACAAAAACTGATTAAATTAATGTTTACATAGTGGTAATTCCGCCTTTGAAATATGTATTTCTAGCATCTTGCTagcttgtttttaataaaatttttctgttaaaaaaataataattgtacGGCTCGTATGTATAGGTTTCATGGGGTGACAGAGTTTGATGAAGCCAAAAGGAGTTGTAGAAGACGATTAAAAGGACATAATCAACGAAGAAGAAAGGGAACGCATTCCATGGTGGAGCGACGGCTTGGACGGTCACCGTCGAACCCAGGATGTGCTCTCTCTCTTCTGTCATCTCCAGAAACCCAATCCTGGAATTCCTCTAGTGACTTGTCGTCAAGATGCAGCGCCGCGCTTTATGAACTAATCGCGGCAAACAGAGCGACTTCTTCAGTTTTCTTGAATCAAAATTTCTACCATCAACCGGTTGCGTTGGCTGACACCCAAATGTGGGATCGATATAGTAATACGACGATAGGTGAGGTAAAGCAAACTCCGGCTTTGGAATTTGGGCTTTTGTCGATGAAGGAGAGGTCTAAGGATCCAGAGCCAGAGGAGTGGACCGATTATTGTTGGTCCTCGTTTGGGGGCGCCAATGTCATGTAGAAGAATGTTGGATGTTTTAGTTTTGTACCACAAAACATatgtttttttctttctttcaatcTCTCTTTTTCCAAATCTAACTCCAAAAGTAAGTACTTGCTCTTAATAAAAACGTTTGTTTATGGTACAGTATGTACCATCAATCTTTGTATTGTAACTTATATGTCAAATAAAAGGTGTGTTTGTAAAAGGTGTTGCATGATTAAatttatagagttaattactgttttcgtccctgtggtttgtcaaaaatcactatttcagtttattagtttaaaaattgcgatttcagtccctgtggtttcactttcgtaaacatttcagtccacctcgtaaccatttcagtccctgtgcttacagaataaatggattgaaatggttacgaaagtgaaaccatagggactgaaatcgcaatttttaaactaatagactgaaatagtgatttttgacaaaccacagggacgaaaacagtaattaactcaaatttATATGTATTTAAATTTAAcgtatatataataataataataatattattactattttattattatatataacaaACTTATTAAGACTCGTCAAACTAATAAGTTTGATACTTAGAACTTAAATCAAGCCCGTTATCAATATAGCGATAATCCTTTAAGCTAGGCTAGATTTGAGCTTTGACCGAGTAAATCATGAGTAACTTTACGAACAAAATTTAATACCCAAAACGTCCTGACAAGTCATTAATCAAGATTAGGAAAATCATAACAGTTAATTTCCAATCCCTTAGACCCTTACAACACAAAATTAGCAAAACAAACACCTTTCTAGAATCATCCCAAAAGAGTTCAAATTTGATAATATTTTCAAGAATAGACTTGGATCACTAACAAGCCGCTGCTAGTCAAGCTCTATAGTAGTTGCCTCGCTCATCACCATCTGCGCCCATAATAAGATTATATGTAAATTTAACCCAATAAAAGAGAGCTTTAAGAGGAAACTtgttactagaaaagtaaggatacaaataaaaataatattagaaagagtaaattacgtttttggcccttgtggttatatcacttttactatattagcccaaaataagaacttttaacatatctgcccccatgatctctataactaaccattttggcccctaagtctagagatcatgggggccaaaatggttagttatagagaccatgggagCCAAAATGGTTATACTTAAGggtcaaaatggttagttatagagaccatgggggcagatatgttaaaaattcttattttgggctaatatagtaaaagtgatataaccacaggggctaaaaacgtaatttactctattagaaAAAATACCTGTGTTATGCATTCTTTGAAGTTATTACTAGCTGTTGCTAGCAAGCCTCTCTCTGCAAGCTCATAGTACAAAGTTAAGCCTTCAGGCCCATTAGCTTTATCCTTCTGCAAATATCTACAACAAATCGAGTTACTGTTATGAAAGTAGGCCCCTTTTGCAGCATCGAAGTAATATTTATTCCAACGAAATCTAACTATTAATACCTTTGCTGAACAAGCGTTTCCAACGCTTGCTTAGTGCTCCCAAAGTCGGCATTTCTCTCATCATCCTGCGACAATCCCAATCGCGCTAAATGGTGCCACAAACTTTCTACATTCCATAAAAATAAATGTAAGCTTAAAATGTGTTGTataaaaatatgaagttaaaaGATGAGCATATATAAAACTTGAAGTTAAAAAAGTAAGGGTAAAATGATTACTTATCTATGCAGTCAATAGCGTGCTATAGTGCTTAGCGGACATACAAAACAAACTCATAGCGGTCCAAATAGCGGTTCCGCTATTAGCGGTGCTAAATCCCGCTATTGGACCGCTATTTTGAAACCTGTATAGCGGTCGTAGCACTGCTTTTAGCAGTTTTTATATTTCAGTCCAAAAGTAAGGTAAAGTCCACATTAATCAACTTTTTCTTTGAAATAAACCCAAAATTAAACCTAAACCGAGGCCAAAAGTCTTCATTCGCTGGACACTGGTTCTTCATCAGTTCATCGTTCAACAACTTAAACCTAAATCTCTAAATCGCTGGACTTCCTCAGTTCATGTTTTG comes from the Helianthus annuus cultivar XRQ/B chromosome 4, HanXRQr2.0-SUNRISE, whole genome shotgun sequence genome and includes:
- the LOC110937808 gene encoding squamosa promoter-binding-like protein 8 codes for the protein METGWRTSTCDGGDGGADAAAAGDGGAGDSGGHNSSYTHTAWNTWDISTTTPTPGTSFYNWTNPASVKATEASVVHALLFGVTGNNNSDTSGSGMHSNCMTDPHMMCLKLGKRHYCEDMAAESSRRDKQQYPFQYPNPYYQAADTSTTVSTPGVRVTSSPVPRCQVEGCHVALGNAKEYYRKHKVCEIHSKAPKVVVSGLQQRFCQQCSRFHGVTEFDEAKRSCRRRLKGHNQRRRKGTHSMVERRLGRSPSNPGCALSLLSSPETQSWNSSSDLSSRCSAALYELIAANRATSSVFLNQNFYHQPVALADTQMWDRYSNTTIGEVKQTPALEFGLLSMKERSKDPEPEEWTDYCWSSFGGANVM